In Nitrosarchaeum sp., the sequence GATGATGAAAAAAGACAAAACAGGTATTAAAAATTCATTGGAGCAGATATCAACTATCGAAGAAGAAGTAGAAAATCTTAGAAGAAAAATAACTAGAGAAGTTGCTGACGTTGGTGGTTTAATCATGAATAGAGAAAATCTCCTAAACACAGCATATACAATGGATGAGATTGCAGGTTACATTACTGGAATTGCATTCAAACTTTCAAACATCAAGATTACTACATTAAAGAGCGCAAAGTTAGACGAAGATATTACAAAGTTGATTGAGCTGGTTGTAGACGAGGTTTACAAACTAAATGAAATCATACGTAGTCTAAATACCAATACTGCTAATGCCATTGAACTTGCACAAGAAACACAAAAAATAGAACGTGAGATAGACATCAAATATAGACATGCTACAATCAAGCTTTTATCAGAAGTTACTAACACCAAAGAGCTATTGCTGATAAAAGATGTAATTGAAGGAATTGAAGAAATGTCAGACAAATGTCAGCGTGTCTCTGATTCTTTCATATTATTAGCATTGAGTCTATAACACATTCACCACACCTAACTTTTTACTTAATTTTTATCTTGATTCACAAAACAAATGATAAATTACCCAATTTTAAAAAAAACCATTACAACATACATGCGTAAAATAGAGAATTCATATACGCAAGTAAATTAAAAAAACTAAATGAAAACAGAGCTTGTCGAAAATAGAATAATTGTATGGAACATTGAAGATTCTCGTA encodes:
- a CDS encoding DUF47 family protein codes for the protein MYSGELEVQAKRKAIAVLQDEINRILNAARELATLPDLMMKKDKTGIKNSLEQISTIEEEVENLRRKITREVADVGGLIMNRENLLNTAYTMDEIAGYITGIAFKLSNIKITTLKSAKLDEDITKLIELVVDEVYKLNEIIRSLNTNTANAIELAQETQKIEREIDIKYRHATIKLLSEVTNTKELLLIKDVIEGIEEMSDKCQRVSDSFILLALSL